From Canis lupus baileyi chromosome 16, mCanLup2.hap1, whole genome shotgun sequence:
CAGCTTCGCTCTCGCACCGGGCCCGACCGTGAAAAAACTGCTTGATGAAAGTCTGGGCCTCTTCCTTCACTACAGATTCAGGAAGACAGAAATGAGGGCCAGTACCCTCCCCACCACCGAGCCCCGAGAGCACCCCCTGGCCTGGTGAGGTGGGCACTCACCGCTCCTTCCAGGAGAGGCCTTCTGAGTCAGCGAGTGTGAGAGGTGGCGGGCGAAGGCTTTAAACAATTCCTGGAGGCAGAAGGTGACAGGAGCCAAGGGCAtggacccctgccctgccccctgccaatAGCCCTCAGCCATGAACCAAGGCAAGGTTAGCCTGCTTCTGCCCTGCCTTGCCCTCGGCTCCACCCCCTGACCCCACTGCACCCAAGGGCCCAGGCCAGAGCAGAACCCACCCACCTACCCTACCTTGGATGCAAACTTGCCCTCCTTGTAGAAAGGGGTCAGGCATTTGACCACAACGTTTGCAGCCTCCTTAAGAGagatgccaggggctgggagaaggCAGGAGCCTTGGGCCGTGGGGTTCAAGGTGTCCTGATTCCAGGCCGGGATGCCGTCCTTGGCCTCAGCTAAGACGGAGGCATTGGCTGAGGGGCGAGGCCTcttctgagtctgtttctctaGGTTCTCCTGTGTCGGACGAGAGTGGAGAGTCACTCCTGGACTCCCTGTCAGTGGCCCCACCCGTCATTCTAGAAGACTGGGCCTCAGCATCCGCTGGCTACCTCCAACCTGTGCCATCTATCCCTGGGATATAAAAAGAGATGATCTTCCCCCAAACCCCTAGTCCAGAGAAGAACAGATAGCAGCCTGGTCTGCAGGCCTCCTCCCCTGTGCCCTTGTCCCTGTCAGTACCTGCTGGGGTCTGGGCCGCTTGCCCCTGGGGGTCTCCTCTGTGGGGATGGGCTGGCCTTCAGGGGACCCCTGGTCTCCAAGTGTGTAGGCTCTGGCCAGAGGGGAGAGTAGGTGTGAGAGCTCCAGCCACCGGCCACACCCTCAGCTCTGCCCGCCCAGCACAACGCAGCCCAGGAAGGGACAGAACTTCAGAGGCCCAGTTAGCAAAGAGGATTCCAGAGAATTTCAGAACTAGCAGGGCCCTTACCTTGGCCTCTCCCTGGTACACTCCTTGGTCTGGGGGTGCGCAGCCAAACACCCCagggctccatcctcctcccctgcGCACTTCTCTGGGGCTGCTGGGGGTCCCCGCATTCCCTCACACGAAGGGCCAGGGCCGGCATCTTCCGCCCCTGGGGCTGAGGTGAGGGGAGACGGGCTCTTGGCCCTTAGGCAGAAGCGGGTGATGTTCTGAGAATCCTTGAGGGCCGCTGCGGCTAGGAGCTGCTGCTTCTTACTGGCCCGGGCCTTGGCAAGGGGACCACCCTTGGAGGGGCTTTTCCCCGTCTTCTCAGGGGAGGATCCTCCACAATGAAAACTGCTTCCAGGAgcctctgctctgggcccaggGAGGGCCTTGCTGCAGTCCTCATCCTGGAGGCCACAAGGCTGGCTGGGGGGCTCTCGCTTACCTTCCTGCACAGGCTGGGGGGCTCGCTCCTCGGCCTGAGTCTTCTCCATCAGCTCAGTGGCTGTCTGAAATGGGCAGGAGCCCCTGGGGAAACCAGCTCCCACCCGCTTAGGTTTGAGCTGTGAAGAGAAGAGAAGGTTCTGACCCCCAACCCCCCTTCAAAGGCACTCTCTGTGATCCATGAATGGCTGAGTTGGTGGGCTCTGGGGAGTAGAGGAGGGAGATACTGGGCAGGACACTGCTGGGGGTCAGATTGAGGAGAGAAGAGCCGTGGGGGCCGCAGAGGTGGGGAGGACGCGGGCAGGAAAGCTGGAGGGCCTGCTGCAGGGCACCCAGGGCCAGGACCACCAGGAGAGGGCAAGTGCTTACACCCTGGGTGAGGACAAAGGAAGCAATGCCTGTCCCAGAGCCAGGTTTTTGTGGGGATGTTAGGATGCTGCTCACCGAGTACACCTGGGAGGCTGGCCGGATGTCATACTCAGTGGGCTCTGGGGGCTGGGCATGCATGCTGCAACTCCTGGTATTGCTTCCCACATCGTAGAGCTGCCCATCCTTGGAGGCTCTGTGGATCTCAGCCACCTGAGTcagggaaaggcagagatgcCATAACCTCCACGAGCTCCTGAGAGCCCCAACCCAGGCTTTCCACAAGTGGGCTTCTGGGACTCATGGCTGCAAGTAACTGGACACTGGACAAGTTCTAGTCCTGACACAGTTGGCTAGAAACATCTTCTAGCCAGCAAAGAAGGGCAGTCAGGCCCCCTCTGTGTGAGTGGCCTCCCAGCAGGGCAACCACACAGCCCGGGAGGGTATGGGGGCTGGCTCTTCCACCCCAGCCCAAAAGTACACCCTGCCCGGGGCCCACCTTCTTCAGCACGCTGGCCTTGTACAGGTTGGCCATCTTGGCATTTCGGAACATCTCATGTTCCAGCTCCACAGCCTTGGCCTGGAGATCAGGGCTGAGGGAATGAACACAAGGCATCAGGTGGGCCTGAGCCCTTTCTGTTGAGCTCCTATGGGATTctccctggggaccctggagATGGCTTCAGGGCCTGGTGGGAATGGCCTTGGGCATAAGGATTCCGACTCGGACTCCAGGCACCCTGTGGCTTTCTGTCCAGCAGACACTGGCAGCCCCTCAGTCCTGGCAAAGCCTGCCCCCTGGTGGGGCTGTGAGACCTGCAGCCACTGGGAGAAGGATGAGACATGATCTGGGGAGAAGGTGACCAAATAAGCCAGGAGGGATGGGGGTTCGTTCTTGTGGTCTACAAGGAACAGGGGCTTGGGGAAGCCTCTTTGTCCCCTGTGACCTGGGACACTCACCCATGGGTGGTACTTGTGGCCTGGCAGTTACTGCTCAGAGCCTCCTCCAGAAGCCCCAGGCAGTGCTCACGGGCCTACACAGGGGAGGGAAGTTGGTCACTTAGGCCTCAGGGTTGGGAAAGGAGTCAGGGGGGAAGGTGTGGGTAGCTGCCCACTGCTTACCTTCACAGTGAGTCTGGGGATCTTCCTGCTAGAAGCCTCCTTCAGGGGACAGTCCTCATCTGGGGGGAAGAGGGGTAGGTCCTTTCACTCTACTTTCTGCTTTCTGGagtccccagccctccccccaaGGCCCCTGGGGACATTTCTGTACTGACCTGGAGGTACAAATTCTTCTATCTTGGGGTCTTTGCCCTGGAGGATGACATGAAGCGCCTATGAAGCACCTTGCTTGGCTGTAGAACAGCCCCCGGTGCTGCCAGTGccagggcaggggctgagggagtGTGAATGGAGTGCCACTTGGGACCCCATCAGGCCCCCAACCCCCTTCACCTTGCGTAGGCTCATCTGTTTCTGGTAGAAGAGATTCCATTCCCGCTTGTGGGCCTCGTCTCTGCCCTCGTCCCCACTGCCTCCAGAACCTTCATCATACCTAGGGGACAGGTGAGGTGTAAGCAGCCCCGGACCTGGGCTCTGCCCTCCTGTCATGCTTCTCTGGTGGGGTACTGATGTTTCCAATAGGCTGGCAGCTAGGAGCAACACCAAGGTCCTGGCTGGCTCTGACATAGCCCACGGGGACAGGGAGTGAACGATGACCCTGGGGCGCCACTGGTCTGGCCCTGGCACCAGGAGAATACCAGCCTATCTGCAGTGGCTTGGGGACCCCTGACTTCACAGTCCCTCACCTGCTGAAGCCCCCATAGCCCCGACGGCCTCCCTCATACAGCTCAGGGTCAAAGCCATTCCCCTGGGAAGGCCCGATGCAAGTCTTATTCCAGCTGCTGCTGTGCTCCAAGGCATCCAGTCGCTTCCGCAGGGCTGCAGGGTCCCGGCAGTGGTCACAGCCCTTGGTGCAGGCAGGGGGCGCATCCCCAAAGTACTTGGCAATGGCAGCATGGCGGCACCTGGCGGAGGCAGCACAGCAGAGTCAAAGGGTGAGGAACCTGGGCAGGCTAGTGTTCATTTGCCCACTCCCTAAACTCTGGCTGAGGAGCATTACATGTGGGCACCACACTCAGTATCACACACCTCATGCTGTATGAGCCTATCAAGGCATCACGTGgtcacccattttacagacgacAACAGTGAGGTGAAGGAGCTTTCCCAAGGTCATACACCACAACCAGAGGAGCCAGGCTACGAGCCCCATTCTGTCCTGCTTCACTACAGGTTGCTATTCTAGGTCCTGGCCTCCTGCTCTCTACTCTGTCCTCCGGCGGTGGGGTGTCCTGGGAATAGCTTCGGCTCTGGGTACAGATGCTGACTCTGCTGCTGAGGCTGCATCCTTGGGGAAAGCATTTGATGGCTCAAAGCCTATACATTCTTGCCTGTGAAACGATGCGAGAAGAGCACTGGCTCCTCTGGCCGTGCAGGGCTGGGGGAGACGGCGCTGAGGCACAGCGCACAGCGTCTGGCACACAGTGAGCTCTCATGATTACTCTTCACCCTTTCCCGGAGGCGGAGGAGGGAAGCACAAGGTGGCCCTACCCCAGACTCGGAACCCTGTCCCGCTTCTACCTCTTGGTGACCTTCTCTGTCCCCAAGAAGACCGCCTGCACACACAGCCCGGGGCTAGGGGACCGCCCAAGAGCAGAAACCAGCAGCTCTGAGGACTGGCATCGTATGCTGGTCCCTGGTGAGGGCAGTGAGGAGACCAGCCCTGACAGAAGTCTCATCACATCTCCCAGTGCCTCAGCCCTGCCACAGCCCCTTGCTGTGCCAGCTGCAGCTGTCTCTCCTAGGACTCTCAGGATGGGGACACAGTTGGTCCTCGGGGCAGCTGCAGAGGCCCCTGGAGGGGCCACAGATCAGGGTCCTTGCAGAGGGCCAGTCTCGCTATGGAAATGTGGCACGGGATGGGGAGCCCGAGAGATTGGGCAGCAGAGGCAGGGCTGTCCAGGTGCCACGTCCCAAGGACAAGAATAGGTGGCATCACTCTCTAACCAGAACACCGCCTGGAAATGCAAGAAACTCTTTGAGGAGCTGAGACCCTGAGGGCTTGTTACACAGGCCCTAAGAAGTGAGGTCTGGGTGCCTTGTTTAGAGAATGCAGCTCTGAGGGGCAGGAGGTGGCAAGGGGGCCCAGGCGGCCAGCAGAGGGCAGTGCTCCCACCACTCGGAAAATGAACGTGTGGCTGCTTCCCTTGCCAGTCTGAGTCCACAGAGCGGCGGCCTGTCCAGCCTCTGGGAGGCTCTGGCATCCAAGTGGTGTGGCTACACGGCTggcttccttccccccaccctccctcaaGCCCGGACTCACTGGGGTTTTGTGCTCACACTCAAAGGGTTCCATTGAGAGCTCACAGATGCGGGCTAGGGTCAGCTCCTGTCCTGCTCCGGGCACAGCCTGGTCTGCTGGGGTGGCACGACCAACCAAATGTCAAAGGGCCCTGCCAGCCACTGAGCTCTGGAGCCCGTCCCTGATGGCCAGGGTCAGGCGTGCAGAGCTGGCCCCAGCAAACACCCTTTGGGAAGAATGAGATCAGTAGTGTCCCCCCTCCTCCTGGGGCTGAGGAACACCAGGCACTTCGCAGGCAAGCAAGCCAAGTGCAGGGTACTCTCAAGTCACCCCCAGCATGCCTCCCTAGGGGGCTGGCCTTGTGGGTGGTCCGGCAGCTCCCCCACCAGTCACTTTCTTTCCTAGGAGGGACCAAAGGGCGGGACCATCCAGGGAGTCTCCAAAGAGGCAGGTTCGCTAGGTCAGGGGGGATGGGCCCAAAGCCTTCCTGAGGGTAGGGAGGGAGCCAAAGAGCTGGGAGTGCTGcttggcctccctccctccccgctctACTGCTCAGGTGGAGCCTCCCAGAGGGCATCTTTGCCAGGGAACAAGAGAGCCAACCTCCTTTTATCAGctcccagcccaggcccagcccacGATGGCTTAGCACACACCcgccaggagggagaggagaggaagaggaggaacagAAGAGACCTCCCAGGGGCAGACTCCCAGGAGTCTGAAGCCACCCGCCAAGGTCCCAGCAGGGATTCCCTTGCCGGGCAGGGGCAGCGGTGGCACAGGCTCCCCAGCTTCAGTGGCCGGCCCCCGTGTAATTTGACACTTGGATCTCCAGGACgaccaacaacaaaaaagctgaGGCCGAGACAGCAGCTGGCTGTCAGCAGCCAGGAGCTCCACACACTCTGAGGAAGGCGCCCAGAAGCGGGTCAGGAAAGAGGCATccgagaaggaaggaagaggtggTGCCCTGGCAGAGGAGAGGCACGGGAGGCTGCTGGGCTCCCCAGCATCTGCGCTTGCCCCCCAGCCCAACACCTGAGTTCCTAGGTGAGTGGTGCCGGCCACAGGGGATAGGACGGGGTTAGGGGGAGGCAGCCAGGGTCCCCTGCCTCAAGGGTGGAGAGCCACCAACTACCTCCAACACAGAGGTTCACGGGGCTGCACTTGGGCACAGTCTCCAGACAGCCTCGTTTAACCCGGGGCTCTCCCTTCTCTTACTGGGACCCAGCCCTGGGGGACACTGGCTGGGGCtgcagctctgtgctcagagtgCTTGCTGAGCGGGCAGAGGGGCCCCAAGTGCCTGCTTACTCTGCAAGTTAGTTTAAGCTTTTTCTATTCAGGAGGCTTAAACAAGGGATTTGGCTGTCCTGGCTTGGGAGAGAGCATTTGCCTGCCCGCTGAGCCTCCCTTTTTCCTGGGATCAACGCAGAGCCCTCTGTGTGCCTGCTTTCTCCCTGTAGAGGCATTTGAGGGCAGGGTCTGCCCCACCAGTTCATGCCCCCCAGGAACGTGGCAGGACCCGTGGCAGCTCTGCCCATCGGTGTCCTTCATCAGCGCGGCAGCTGCAGCCTCTGGTGAGGGGCTTGGCCCACTCATTGCCAGGTGTCCTCAGCTCAGAGCTAAGCCCAGGTGCTCCTCCCTGGGCCCATTTGGAATCCTGTGCACTCCCTATCCACCCCGAATGTTGTGCCAGAAGCATGAGCGCCTGACTCTGaacccagggtggggtggggagaaggcaaTGATGGTGAAGCTGAAGCTGGTATTTGGCCCTCTGCTGCCCCTGGAATGCTGAGCCCAAGATGTCTCTTCAGGCAGCACTGGGAGCGGCCCCCTTGGGCAGGCCCCCATGAACCGAGGCTGCCTACGCCTCCTGCCTCCACATCCCTACACTAGGGTTAAAATCTTCCTCCCCTGTCCCCCAGAGGTTTCCCCCAAAGCAAACAGGCTGGTACCtacttagaaagaaaaacaacaatccAAGGAAAAGTGGAAACCAAGGATCAGTCCAAGTGTTCTTGGCTCAGCAGAGGCTGTGGGGTTTGGCCTGGGTTGGTGGCTGGGGAGACTAAAAGCCCCACAGCGATGGGCCATGCATGGCAGAGAGGGGACAGGCACTGGTGTGTGTTGGGAAACAGGGGGAGGGCTGGGTGAAGGCAGGGAAGGGCACAATGGCGAGCCCAGGGCTACCCCTGCTGGCTCTGATTTGTAATAcaggcaggggtggtgggggacACTAGGACGGCGACAACAGAGTGCTTGCACCACAGGACATAGGAGGATGGGTCCTAGTGAGCACAGATGCTGAGCCAGGACAGGCACAGAGCTGGAATAGAATGGGAACCATCAACTAGCAGCAAGAAGTGCCCTCTCCAGTCCTGCAAAGTCACGGGGCTAGGGAAGCACGATAGCTCTGGGTTCAAGCATCTACTTCCCACAGCAACTTAGAGCCAAGTAGCAAAGGGCAAAGTCTGAAGGCCTGATGCAGCACTCAGTGGAAATCTCTGCCTTACCGGTCAGGCCTCCAGACCCTGTAAACCTGCCACGACCATCAGTTTGCCTTATTAGAGCTGCTTCTTAAACAAGACGATGCCCTATGGGGCAAGAGTGGCTGCAACCCACCATGACAAAAtgagaggcagagcaagaagcccTTGGGGCCCCGAGCCATCAGCATGGCACTTATCAGTCATAGGCAGGCCCGCCTGCTGACTGGTCTCTTCCACAAAGGGCCTCTGGAGTCGGAGTATCAGTTTTGCAAGGAGGAAACAGGGTAGCTTCAGTACCAAGCAGCAGCTGTCTAGCCTGCAGGATGCCCGCATGCTCTGTCACAGGGTTCTCTGTGCCAGGAGATGCCACACAAAGGAATGTTTTCTGGTCCCTGCAGCTCAGCCAGCCTTCATCTCTGCCCAGCTCACTTTCCCCCTCCACTGGCTGCCATTTCAGCCACCGTGTACCATCCAAAGGCTCCAAGAAAGGCCAGGCGGACAGTCAAGACTGCTCTGCCTTCCTGGGCCGTGGGAAGCAACTTGCTTTGGCTGCCTCCAACCGATGCACTCCGGAGCACAGGGCTGGGAGGGACTCTGATTTCCCTGGTTCACAGGCAGGAAGTACAGTTTTGGAAGGAGAATGGATGACCCTCCTATCTCCTTGAGATAGACCAGAAAGATATATGCGATCATTAGTACCTGCTCTGGACttccctgtcttcctccctccAACCCTGGGAAAGTAAAAAGGACGAGCAGCAGCCATCCTCAGAGCACCCACTTTCCCTGGGCTACAGCTGGCAACACTGACAGATTGGGATTCCCTACAGAGCAACGGCTGGGGAACATACTGCACGGTCACCTGATGACTGCTGGTTATATTGGGCACCAGGCGTCAGGCACCCCCCAAGGCCTCGCTTTAAATAGCCCACTGGGAAGAGTGCCTGGGACCTGCTGGAATGTGCCTCCTCCCTCTTAGGAGAACAAGGCCCCTCCAGCTCCCACAGTCCCCACTAAGGTTTATTCTGTTCAGGCCCAAGCTGGAAATGGCAAAATGTCAACTGAAAAAAAAGGGAGTTCCCCTTCAGGCTTTGGGGCAGAACCGTGGTTGTCCAATGGCCCCACTGCAGTTCACAGCACAGACAAAATCAGTGAGCAGCCCTGGGTGAGACCCGAGGGCTGGGACACCTTGTTAATTCAGGTCACCAGAGAGGCCCTGGGCTCAAAGGCACAATGCCATCCATGGCCCCATGGCCTGCCACTGGTGTGGACTGGCATTCCTCTCAGAGTGGGGCCCAGGTCATCTGGGTGTGACTCTGCAGCATCTTGATTTCACAATGCCCAGAGGATGGCCCACTTCAGAGCCAAAGCTTCTGACCAACAAAGCCCACCTTTCCGGCACAACAGAGCAGTCTTGGCCCAACCTGTGTCCTCCGCTCTGGAAATCACACACCTCAGGCTGACCGGGTCTCCACACCATGTCTTGCTCACAGGCAGAGGCCTCCCTTCCACAATCCCTCCCTGGGTCTTTGGACatggaaacaagtgaaaaaacTGCCTTTGCCCAGCTGGCCTCCACCTGCTTCCTCTTTCAAGGAGTCTCTGATGGCTACATTAGGCAATGCAGGCACGGAGCCAACCAGGCTGAAGAAGCCAGACAAACATAGATgaagggggcagagagaaaaggtgCCCAACTCCTGAGCCCTGTGCAAACTCTCTGCTGGGGCTTTGGCTGGCACCTCTGTTCCCTCCTCAGGAATGAGACCAGCAGGCAGGCTACTGTACTACTGGAAACATGGGGATTGGGGATGCCCAGAGAGGCCCCAGAATGAGAGGGCCTCTTGGTGAACCTGAGACAGACGTGCAAGATCTGTTCCCTCAGTGACAAGTCACATGTGGTTCTCAAAGAACAGGTATGGCCCTGGCCTGGGGGGGATGTGCCTGAATAAAAGCAGTGTTCTTTTCCAGACTCATGAATGTGGAATGGGGCTGATCGTGCAGAGCACAACAGCTTCCAAAAGGCTCTGGAGCCCTGGTCCCTGCACTGGGCCCAATGCATGGACAGTGCCCTCAGTAGGCTGCTCTGTGGGCTGACTTACCTTGCCAGCCAGAGAGCAGGCTGCCTAAGACAGGCCTCCAGGAGAGACAGCGTGCGGTAGCAGGGGGAGCCTGGCCAGGCCCTTGTCCTGCTGTGTGACTCCAGAGGAACCACTCTCGCGGCTCTGTTTCCATATGTAAAGGGAGACAGGAATGGATGACTCTTGGCATTCTAGGATCTCGTGCCTCTTAGTATACTTGGAAACTGGGATCTTGATCTCCTTTGCAGAAACATGCTAACCCTGGGGTGGGGCGTGAGAGAAGACAGGAGGATCTAACCCCAGGAGCCTCCCACTTCTGACAGGAAACCTTCTAATCCTGATGGACCCACCATCTGCCTACTACCGTCAATATCACTTAAAACATAACTTCATCTCCAGCCTGCTCCACCACCTGCCTTCACCTCACACACCACAAACATCCAGGGATCGAAGGACACAGATGAAACTCCCCAACGGTGTCTGAGGAGGAGCTCTGACAGTGTACAAGGGGGTATGACTGCCCTCAAAGGCTTTCTTGATGCTCCTACAATGGCCAGACCCCAGGCAGAGGGGAATCACATGTGCTGGGCACCAATGTGTGCCAGGATCTGTGCTGGCTGCCACTGTGCTTCCAAGTGTCAATCCTCCCAATGGCCTCAAAGGATGGGCATCTCCTCTCACgtaaaatgaggaaaagagactcagagagacaGAGTGACACGTCCATGTCACAAAACTGCAAAAGGGGCAGGCAGCATCAAATGAATGTTCTTTAGAGGGCAGCTGACCAAACGAGAACAGTTACCTTGTGGAAGAGGAGACACAGGGGGCATGTGCCAGTTGCCGTCTAGGTTCTGAAGGACCATGAGGCCGAAGAGGAGTAGAAGTGTCCTATGTGACCCTAGGTGGGACCAACGAGATCAGGAGGAAGTCCCAATTTCCAATGATGAGCTCCAAGAAGGAA
This genomic window contains:
- the RECQL5 gene encoding ATP-dependent DNA helicase Q5 isoform X2, with product MSAHPFDRERRVRSTLKKVFGFDSFKTPLQESATMAVVRGDKDVFVCMPTGAGKSLCYQLPALLAKGITIVVSPLIALIQDQVDHLLALKVRVSSLNSKLSAQEKKELLSDLEREKPQTKLLYITPEMAASPSFQPTLNSLVSRHLLSYLVVDEAHCVSQWGHDFRPDYLRLGTLRSRLAHAPCIALTATATLQVQEDVFAALHLKQPVATFKTPCFRANLFYDVQFKELLSDPYGNLRDFCLKALGQKADKGLLSGCGIVYCRTREACEQLATELSYRGVNAKAYHAGLKASERTLVQNEWMEEKVPVIVATISFGMGVDKANVRFVAHWNIAKSMAGYYQESGRAGRDGKPSWCRLYYSRNDRDQVSFLIRKEVAKLQEKRGNKASDKAAILAFDALVTFCEELGCRHAAIAKYFGDAPPACTKGCDHCRDPAALRKRLDALEHSSSWNKTCIGPSQGNGFDPELYEGGRRGYGGFSRYDEGSGGSGDEGRDEAHKREWNLFYQKQMSLRKGKDPKIEEFVPPDEDCPLKEASSRKIPRLTVKAREHCLGLLEEALSSNCQATSTTHGPDLQAKAVELEHEMFRNAKMANLYKASVLKKVAEIHRASKDGQLYDVGSNTRSCSMHAQPPEPTEYDIRPASQVYSLKPKRVGAGFPRGSCPFQTATELMEKTQAEERAPQPVQEGKREPPSQPCGLQDEDCSKALPGPRAEAPGSSFHCGGSSPEKTGKSPSKGGPLAKARASKKQQLLAAAALKDSQNITRFCLRAKSPSPLTSAPGAEDAGPGPSCEGMRGPPAAPEKCAGEEDGALGCLAAHPQTKECTRERPRAYTLGDQGSPEGQPIPTEETPRGKRPRPQQENLEKQTQKRPRPSANASVLAEAKDGIPAWNQDTLNPTAQGSCLLPAPGISLKEAANVVVKCLTPFYKEGKFASKELFKAFARHLSHSLTQKASPGRSVKEEAQTFIKQFFHGRARCESEADWHGLCDPQR
- the RECQL5 gene encoding ATP-dependent DNA helicase Q5 isoform X4, with amino-acid sequence MSAHPFDRERRVRSTLKKVFGFDSFKTPLQESATMAVVRGDKDVFVCMPTGAGKSLCYQLPALLAKGITIVVSPLIALIQDQVDHLLALKVRVSSLNSKLSAQEKKELLSDLEREKPQTKLLYITPEMAASPSFQPTLNSLVSRHLLSYLVVDEAHCVSQWGHDFRPDYLRLGTLRSRLAHAPCIALTATATLQVQEDVFAALHLKQPVATFKTPCFRANLFYDVQFKELLSDPYGNLRDFCLKALGQKADKGLLSGCGIVYCRTREACEQLATELSYRGVNAKAYHAGLKASERTLVQNEWMEEKVPVIVATISFGMGVDKANVRFVAHWNIAKSMAGYYQESGRAGRDGKPSWCRLYYSRNDRDQVSFLIRKEVAKLQEKRGNKASDKAAILAFDALVTFCEELGCRHAAIAKYFGDAPPACTKGCDHCRDPAALRKRLDALEHSSSWNKTCIGPSQGNGFDPELYEGGRRGYGGFSRYDEGSGGSGDEGRDEAHKREWNLFYQKQMSLRKGKDPKIEEFVPPDEDCPLKEASSRKIPRLTVKAREHCLGLLEEALSSNCQATSTTHGPDLQAKAVELEHEMFRNAKMANLYKASVLKKVAEIHRASKDGQLYDVGSNTRSCSMHAQPPEPTEYDIRPASQVYSLKPKRVGAGFPRGSCPFQTATELMEKTQAEERAPQPVQEAPGAEDAGPGPSCEGMRGPPAAPEKCAGEEDGALGCLAAHPQTKECTRERPRAYTLGDQGSPEGQPIPTEETPRGKRPRPQQENLEKQTQKRPRPSANASVLAEAKDGIPAWNQDTLNPTAQGSCLLPAPGISLKEAANVVVKCLTPFYKEGKFASKELFKAFARHLSHSLTQKASPGRSVKEEAQTFIKQFFHGRARCESEADWHGLCDPQR
- the RECQL5 gene encoding ATP-dependent DNA helicase Q5 isoform X1, which translates into the protein MSAHPFDRERRVRSTLKKVFGFDSFKTPLQESATMAVVRGDKDVFVCMPTGAGKSLCYQLPALLAKGITIVVSPLIALIQDQVDHLLALKVRVSSLNSKLSAQEKKELLSDLEREKPQTKLLYITPEMAASPSFQPTLNSLVSRHLLSYLVVDEAHCVSQWGHDFRPDYLRLGTLRSRLAHAPCIALTATATLQVQEDVFAALHLKQPVATFKTPCFRANLFYDVQFKELLSDPYGNLRDFCLKALGQKADKGLLSGCGIVYCRTREACEQLATELSYRGVNAKAYHAGLKASERTLVQNEWMEEKVPVIVATISFGMGVDKANVRFVAHWNIAKSMAGYYQESGRAGRDGKPSWCRLYYSRNDRDQVSFLIRKEVAKLQEKRGNKASDKAAILAFDALVTFCEELGCRHAAIAKYFGDAPPACTKGCDHCRDPAALRKRLDALEHSSSWNKTCIGPSQGNGFDPELYEGGRRGYGGFSRYDEGSGGSGDEGRDEAHKREWNLFYQKQMSLRKGKDPKIEEFVPPDEDCPLKEASSRKIPRLTVKAREHCLGLLEEALSSNCQATSTTHGPDLQAKAVELEHEMFRNAKMANLYKASVLKKVAEIHRASKDGQLYDVGSNTRSCSMHAQPPEPTEYDIRPASQVYSNLLFSSQLKPKRVGAGFPRGSCPFQTATELMEKTQAEERAPQPVQEGKREPPSQPCGLQDEDCSKALPGPRAEAPGSSFHCGGSSPEKTGKSPSKGGPLAKARASKKQQLLAAAALKDSQNITRFCLRAKSPSPLTSAPGAEDAGPGPSCEGMRGPPAAPEKCAGEEDGALGCLAAHPQTKECTRERPRAYTLGDQGSPEGQPIPTEETPRGKRPRPQQENLEKQTQKRPRPSANASVLAEAKDGIPAWNQDTLNPTAQGSCLLPAPGISLKEAANVVVKCLTPFYKEGKFASKELFKAFARHLSHSLTQKASPGRSVKEEAQTFIKQFFHGRARCESEADWHGLCDPQR
- the RECQL5 gene encoding ATP-dependent DNA helicase Q5 isoform X3 — translated: MSAHPFDRERRVRSTLKKVFGFDSFKTPLQESATMAVVRGDKDVFVCMPTGAGKSLCYQLPALLAKGITIVVSPLIALIQDQVDHLLALKVRVSSLNSKLSAQEKKELLSDLEREKPQTKLLYITPEMAASPSFQPTLNSLVSRHLLSYLVVDEAHCVSQWGHDFRPDYLRLGTLRSRLAHAPCIALTATATLQVQEDVFAALHLKQPVATFKTPCFRANLFYDVQFKELLSDPYGNLRDFCLKALGQKADKGLLSGCGIVYCRTREACEQLATELSYRGVNAKAYHAGLKASERTLVQNEWMEEKVPVIVATISFGMGVDKANVRFVAHWNIAKSMAGYYQESGRAGRDGKPSWCRLYYSRNDRDQVSFLIRKEVAKLQEKRGNKASDKAAILAFDALVTFCEELGCRHAAIAKYFGDAPPACTKGCDHCRDPAALRKRLDALEHSSSWNKTCIGPSQGNGFDPELYEGGRRGYGGFSRYDEGSGGSGDEGRDEAHKREWNLFYQKQMSLRKGKDPKIEEFVPPDEDCPLKEASSRKIPRLTVKAREHCLGLLEEALSSNCQATSTTHGPDLQAKAVELEHEMFRNAKMANLYKASVLKKVAEIHRASKDGQLYDVGSNTRSCSMHAQPPEPTEYDIRPASQVYSNLLFSSQLKPKRVGAGFPRGSCPFQTATELMEKTQAEERAPQPVQEAPGAEDAGPGPSCEGMRGPPAAPEKCAGEEDGALGCLAAHPQTKECTRERPRAYTLGDQGSPEGQPIPTEETPRGKRPRPQQENLEKQTQKRPRPSANASVLAEAKDGIPAWNQDTLNPTAQGSCLLPAPGISLKEAANVVVKCLTPFYKEGKFASKELFKAFARHLSHSLTQKASPGRSVKEEAQTFIKQFFHGRARCESEADWHGLCDPQR